The Coffea arabica cultivar ET-39 chromosome 9e, Coffea Arabica ET-39 HiFi, whole genome shotgun sequence genome has a window encoding:
- the LOC113709214 gene encoding protein CHAPERONE-LIKE PROTEIN OF POR1, chloroplastic encodes MVASTLSVRPDRTIIGHNPAGPARPRPHLSSAHVAPRNHDRPRWSALFSLNRRLLAAAPQAGSRADDSAPFEMSLESALKVLGISEGASFEDIVRAKNSILASSNDDKETIAKVEAAYDMLLMQSLSQRRAGKVVSSSIRYADVKPVSAPKLGPMPQWLKNSVSVEAPSTGDLGIQAGVYGALMVLTYVNGASSSAAPYAGADVPGLILASSFGASLYFITKKNVKIGKATLFTIGGLVAGAVVGSTVENWLQVDIVPFLGINSPATVVSEFVLLSQFLVSLYLR; translated from the exons ATGGTGGCCTCAACTCTCTCGGTCCGGCCAGACCGTACGATCATTGGTCATAATCCGGCTGGCCCAGCCCGGCCTAGACCCCACCTGAGCTCAGCCCATGTTGCCCCCAGGAACCATGATCGTCCAAGATGGTCTGCACTCTTCTCCCTTAATCGCCGCTTGCTAGCTGCAGCTCCGCAAGCTGGCTCCAGAGCCGACGACTCAGCTCCTTTCGAGATGTCCCTGGAGAGTGCCTTGAAAGTTTTGGGCATCTCAGAAGGAGCTTCTTTTGAGGATATTGTCCGAGCCAAGAATTCGATTCTTGCCTCTTCCAATGATGACAAAGAAACTATTGCCAAG GTAGAGGCTGCATATGATATGCTGCTAATGCAGAGTTTATCACAGCGAAGAGCGGGAAAAGTTGTAAGCAGCAGCATCCGCTATGCTGATGTTAAGCCTGTAAGTGCTCCTAAGCTGGGACCAATGCCCCAGTGGCTGAAAAATTCAGTCTCTGTTGAAGCGCCTTCAACTGGAGATTTAGGCATACAAGCAGGAGTGTATGGAGCTTTAATGGTCTTAACCTATGTAAATGGAGCCTCATCATCTGCAGCACCATATGCTGGAGCTGATGTCCCTGGACTTATTCTAGCATCGAGTTTTGGGGCATCCTTATACTTCATAACAaagaaaaatgtcaaaatag GGAAGGCTACTCTATTTACAATTGGAGGGCTGGTGGCCGGTGCCGTGGTTGGCTCAACAGTTGAGAACTGGTTGCAAGTCGACATTGTCCCCTTCCTGGGCATAAATTCTCCTGCCACTGTTGTGAGCGAATTTGTGCTTCTCTCTCAGTTTTTGGTGTCCTTGTACTTAAGATAG